Proteins from a genomic interval of Psychrobacter urativorans:
- the ispE gene encoding 4-(cytidine 5'-diphospho)-2-C-methyl-D-erythritol kinase — MTENTTVLHTPITRLSPAKINLFLHITGKRADGYHNLQTVFRLLDWGDYLHFVVTDHLIVTAVKSATDINHLNTLCGQLLTVAGADAITTSIADNLIFKAARALLTFAIQSNKLPEQLPHVQVTLDKRLPMGAGLGGGSSNAATTLLVLNELWQLNLHSDELMAIGAKIGADVPIFIFGQDAIAMGIGEQLSPIDLPHQQYLLLTPNAHINTKELFAHPKLRRDMNALTTATINQQSAHYTQALDAPYHNVFTAVVESLAPAVTQALAYLRTLETQALGVARMTGSGSAVFLPVDSSVTDNQEILAEWINHAPCPAYLVNNL, encoded by the coding sequence ATGACTGAAAATACAACGGTTCTACACACCCCTATCACCCGCTTATCACCTGCAAAAATCAATCTGTTTTTGCATATTACTGGTAAGCGTGCTGATGGCTATCATAACCTACAAACCGTATTTCGCCTGCTCGACTGGGGAGATTATCTGCATTTTGTAGTCACCGATCACTTAATAGTGACGGCTGTTAAAAGTGCTACCGATATTAATCATCTCAATACGCTCTGCGGGCAGCTACTCACAGTGGCGGGTGCTGACGCGATAACCACCAGCATAGCCGATAATTTAATCTTTAAAGCAGCACGCGCATTACTCACGTTTGCTATACAGTCAAATAAGCTACCTGAACAGCTGCCACACGTGCAAGTGACCTTAGATAAGCGCCTACCTATGGGCGCAGGATTGGGCGGCGGCTCATCCAATGCCGCAACCACCTTACTGGTATTAAATGAGCTTTGGCAGCTTAATCTTCATAGTGATGAACTTATGGCTATTGGCGCAAAAATTGGCGCTGACGTACCCATTTTTATCTTTGGGCAGGATGCCATTGCAATGGGTATTGGTGAGCAGCTGTCACCGATTGATTTGCCACATCAGCAGTATTTATTATTAACACCAAACGCTCATATTAATACTAAAGAGCTGTTCGCACACCCAAAACTACGCCGCGATATGAATGCGCTGACTACTGCGACGATTAATCAGCAATCAGCGCACTATACACAAGCGCTTGACGCCCCTTATCATAACGTCTTTACCGCAGTGGTCGAAAGTCTAGCGCCAGCGGTGACGCAAGCATTAGCCTATCTGCGTACATTAGAAACACAAGCCTTGGGGGTTGCAAGAATGACGGGGTCAGGCAGTGCTGTCTTTTTACCGGTAGATAGCAGCGTCACTGATAACCAAGAAATACTGGCAGAGTGGATAAATCATGCGCCTTGCCCTGCTTATCTGGTGAATAATTTATAA
- the lolB gene encoding lipoprotein insertase outer membrane protein LolB, whose protein sequence is MSVLKISHYNLTKLATFGTLTAMLAFTAGCQSLPAKNTSTKPTPTIQAQKLDNFNITGKIGVTTPANGSTNAAAQGGSAFYAWGQQNERFAIELIGALGIGKTNIEYDGQTATLVSEKTGALTANNPETLLQKATGWQAPISQMPYWISGRSAPSDSTPQTDAQGRLISSVNGNWTANFTYKGSDKLPNKISAVQPQGQKVVMTINHQSR, encoded by the coding sequence ATGTCAGTTTTAAAAATATCTCATTATAACCTTACCAAATTAGCCACATTTGGCACTCTTACCGCGATGCTAGCATTTACCGCGGGCTGTCAATCACTACCTGCTAAAAATACCAGTACGAAACCCACGCCAACTATCCAAGCGCAAAAACTGGATAACTTCAATATCACGGGTAAAATTGGCGTCACTACACCGGCTAATGGCAGCACAAATGCCGCAGCCCAAGGCGGTAGTGCCTTCTATGCGTGGGGACAGCAAAATGAACGCTTTGCTATTGAGCTGATTGGCGCATTAGGAATTGGTAAAACCAACATCGAATATGACGGTCAAACAGCAACCTTAGTCAGCGAAAAAACAGGCGCACTTACCGCCAATAATCCTGAAACCTTGCTACAAAAAGCAACGGGTTGGCAAGCACCTATCTCACAAATGCCCTATTGGATTTCTGGACGTTCTGCACCGTCAGACAGCACCCCACAAACAGATGCGCAAGGTCGTCTCATTAGCTCAGTCAATGGCAATTGGACCGCAAACTTTACCTATAAAGGTAGTGATAAATTGCCCAATAAAATCAGTGCCGTTCAGCCACAAGGTCAAAAAGTAGTGATGACTATTAATCATCAAAGTCGCTAA
- the hemA gene encoding glutamyl-tRNA reductase: MRLVVIGVNHKTAPVALRERLAFVGDDVNTALGQLRSFTDGGVIVSTCNRTEIYALMPLDDNIPVDNASLTHPQFNNDTLNNVQTNRRNEATVNTGVTVATMNDYISHIKHWLADFKKLPLAEVEPYLYVHRDTHAITHWLRVAAGLDSMILGEPQILGQIKQAVHLAHTEQAISGQLSWIIDQVFAASKRVRNETNVGAHAVSLGFAAAKLVTQIFDNLASRTLLVVAAGEMNRLVATHIAGLGVGRVIICNRSPERAEALAATLRQPNRRVDVYPLTELPQVLAEADIISSCSGSMDILIDKTMTAQALKRRRYQPMLMIDLAVPRDIDPTISRMDDVYLYSVDDLQHVIAGNLEQRRQAAVDAELLVSQLVVEMERRFQVRQVGKDIQHYRSRTQEQVAQLLTASLTQLEQGDSSAEEVITELSRRLTQTLNHAPSKLMRKAAREGDSDLLNFVVSSLHDAYRQR; encoded by the coding sequence ATGAGATTAGTGGTCATTGGGGTCAATCATAAAACCGCACCAGTCGCTTTGCGTGAGCGCTTGGCGTTTGTGGGTGACGATGTGAACACCGCGCTTGGGCAACTTAGAAGCTTTACGGATGGCGGTGTCATTGTATCGACGTGCAATCGCACTGAAATCTATGCGTTGATGCCACTAGACGATAATATCCCAGTTGATAATGCCTCGCTTACTCATCCTCAGTTCAATAACGATACGCTTAATAATGTCCAAACCAATCGTAGAAATGAAGCCACAGTAAACACTGGTGTCACAGTGGCAACCATGAATGACTATATTTCTCATATTAAGCATTGGCTAGCGGACTTTAAAAAGCTACCGCTTGCTGAGGTTGAGCCGTATCTATATGTGCATCGCGATACTCATGCGATTACCCATTGGTTGCGAGTGGCAGCAGGGCTTGATTCCATGATACTGGGTGAGCCGCAAATACTGGGACAAATTAAGCAAGCGGTACATTTGGCGCACACCGAACAGGCAATCAGTGGTCAGCTGAGCTGGATTATCGATCAGGTGTTTGCTGCTTCTAAGCGCGTGCGTAATGAGACCAATGTGGGCGCACACGCTGTATCGCTTGGCTTTGCTGCTGCTAAATTAGTCACGCAAATTTTTGATAATCTAGCCAGTCGTACCTTATTGGTTGTGGCGGCAGGAGAGATGAATCGGTTAGTAGCGACCCATATAGCAGGGCTTGGGGTGGGGCGGGTTATTATCTGTAATCGTAGTCCTGAGCGTGCTGAAGCCTTAGCGGCGACGTTGCGGCAACCAAATCGCCGCGTGGATGTTTATCCGCTCACTGAGCTGCCACAAGTATTGGCAGAAGCAGACATTATCAGCAGTTGTAGTGGTAGCATGGATATATTAATTGACAAAACCATGACGGCACAAGCGCTAAAACGTCGTCGTTATCAGCCCATGCTGATGATTGATTTGGCAGTACCGCGTGATATTGACCCGACCATCAGCCGCATGGATGATGTATATCTGTATTCTGTCGATGACTTGCAGCACGTTATTGCTGGTAATCTTGAGCAGCGCCGGCAAGCCGCGGTTGATGCGGAACTCTTGGTCAGTCAGCTGGTGGTTGAGATGGAAAGACGCTTTCAAGTGCGGCAAGTAGGTAAAGACATTCAGCACTATCGCAGCCGTACTCAGGAGCAAGTAGCGCAGCTATTAACTGCCTCGCTGACTCAACTTGAGCAAGGGGATAGCAGTGCTGAAGAGGTCATTACTGAATTGTCGCGGCGTCTTACCCAGACCTTAAATCACGCCCCATCAAAGCTTATGCGTAAGGCGGCACGTGAAGGCGATAGCGACTTGCTTAATTTTGTAGTATCCAGTCTACATGACGCGTATCGTCAGCGTTAG
- a CDS encoding aminotransferase class V-fold PLP-dependent enzyme, which yields MPALRQDIDPEGLLEYSVVYTDRALNHMSKAFQQVMNDLSTDLKAVYNADAVAIVPGAGTYGMEAVAAQLAQNQDCVIIRNGWFSYRWTQILEKNNIGNTTTVLAADRTEDTDAPKPFAPVDIETAVAKIKELKPGIVFAPHVETSAGIILPNDYIKALGEAVHSVGGLLVIDCIASGCIWLDMKELGIDVLISAPQKGWSSTPCAGVVMLSDNAVAKVESTESNSFSLDLKQWLTVMRAYENGGHAYHATMPTDSLRQFRDTINEAKEIGLDKLCDAQWELGNKIRALLEGKGIESVAAEGFKAPGVVVSYTERDDMNKGTVFGELGMQIAAGVPLKCDEPANFKTFRLGLFGFDKLTDVDGAVKRFEDVLNQVLAK from the coding sequence ATGCCTGCATTACGTCAAGATATTGATCCAGAAGGTTTATTAGAATACTCAGTAGTTTATACTGACCGCGCTCTAAACCACATGTCAAAAGCCTTTCAGCAAGTGATGAACGATTTATCAACTGACTTAAAAGCAGTTTATAATGCTGATGCGGTTGCTATCGTTCCCGGTGCTGGTACTTATGGCATGGAAGCAGTAGCTGCCCAATTGGCACAAAACCAAGATTGCGTCATCATCCGTAATGGTTGGTTCAGCTATCGTTGGACGCAAATCTTAGAAAAGAACAATATCGGTAACACGACTACCGTTCTAGCGGCTGACCGTACTGAAGATACCGATGCGCCAAAACCATTTGCACCTGTCGATATCGAAACTGCCGTTGCTAAAATCAAAGAATTGAAGCCTGGTATCGTTTTTGCACCACACGTTGAAACGTCAGCTGGTATCATTTTGCCAAACGACTATATCAAAGCATTGGGCGAAGCGGTTCATAGCGTTGGTGGTTTATTGGTTATCGACTGTATCGCCTCTGGTTGTATCTGGCTTGATATGAAAGAATTGGGTATTGACGTATTGATCAGTGCGCCACAAAAAGGCTGGAGCAGCACCCCTTGTGCCGGTGTTGTGATGTTAAGTGACAACGCAGTTGCAAAAGTAGAAAGCACCGAATCTAATAGCTTTAGCCTTGACTTAAAACAATGGTTAACCGTGATGCGTGCTTATGAAAATGGCGGTCATGCTTATCATGCGACTATGCCTACTGACAGCTTACGTCAATTCCGTGACACTATTAACGAAGCCAAAGAAATTGGTCTAGATAAATTATGTGACGCACAGTGGGAACTTGGTAATAAAATCCGTGCCTTGCTAGAAGGCAAAGGCATTGAAAGTGTTGCTGCTGAAGGCTTTAAAGCGCCAGGTGTTGTGGTTTCTTACACTGAGCGTGATGACATGAATAAAGGTACAGTGTTTGGTGAGCTTGGTATGCAAATCGCAGCGGGCGTGCCATTAAAATGTGATGAGCCAGCTAACTTTAAAACGTTCCGTTTAGGTCTATTCGGTTTTGATAAACTGACTGACGTTGACGGTGCGGTTAAGCGTTTTGAAGATGTGTTGAATCAAGTATTGGCTAAATAA
- a CDS encoding YeeE/YedE family protein, whose amino-acid sequence MSIQIDWQVFTPISLVGGLILGVATVILLLGIGRIAGISGIASSLLQPKKVELWQVLFILGLIISPLLYQLFATLPAMEVTDSLPLLIAAGLIVGFGTRLGSGCTSGHGICGNARLSPRSMVATVTFIGFGILTVYIGRQLLGVL is encoded by the coding sequence ATGAGTATACAGATAGACTGGCAAGTATTTACGCCCATCTCGTTAGTAGGGGGTTTAATATTAGGCGTTGCAACCGTTATTTTGCTATTAGGTATTGGGCGTATTGCAGGTATTAGTGGTATTGCTTCAAGCTTACTTCAGCCCAAAAAAGTGGAGCTGTGGCAAGTTCTTTTTATACTCGGACTGATTATTTCGCCACTGTTGTATCAGCTGTTTGCTACATTACCGGCAATGGAAGTGACTGACTCTTTACCATTATTAATCGCCGCAGGATTAATTGTGGGCTTCGGTACGCGGCTCGGTTCGGGTTGCACTAGCGGTCATGGTATTTGCGGTAATGCGCGCCTGTCGCCTCGGTCGATGGTAGCAACGGTGACCTTTATAGGGTTCGGTATCTTGACGGTTTATATCGGTCGGCAGTTATTGGGCGTTCTTTAG
- a CDS encoding DUF6691 family protein yields the protein MLKNMIGLVAGLLFGFGLLISGMTNPAKVQGFLDVFGAWDISLALVMGGGLIAAIVGVQIAKRQKISWIGTPIEMPTKTTINKKLLMGAILFGIGWGLVGICPGPGIVMLGTGVWQAYVFIPAMIIGMLIYQWLEPKLN from the coding sequence ATGCTAAAAAATATGATTGGGCTAGTAGCAGGGTTGTTATTTGGATTTGGACTGCTTATATCAGGTATGACCAATCCTGCCAAAGTACAAGGGTTCTTAGACGTGTTTGGTGCGTGGGATATCTCATTGGCGCTAGTGATGGGTGGCGGCTTAATAGCGGCAATCGTTGGCGTACAAATAGCGAAACGTCAAAAAATCAGCTGGATTGGTACACCGATAGAGATGCCCACTAAAACCACCATTAATAAAAAACTGCTTATGGGGGCGATACTATTTGGTATCGGTTGGGGCTTGGTTGGTATTTGCCCTGGACCTGGTATCGTAATGCTTGGTACCGGAGTTTGGCAAGCCTATGTCTTTATTCCTGCCATGATTATTGGCATGCTGATATATCAATGGCTTGAGCCTAAATTAAACTAA
- a CDS encoding AMP-binding protein produces MTDFHTGLGKNDANYQPLTPIDFIIRSAQVYPDKTAIIYDDLEHNHFTQTWQQTFTRCRQLADGLRKLGIDKNDTVAVMMPNTPAMVECAFGVPMSAGVLCTLNTRLDINALTFCLQHSEAKVLIMDSEFADLAELIIETFPNLIIIHATDIAVNVERFGQMSYEELIDSADNLDNWERPLDEWDAISLNYTSGTTGTPKGVVYHHRGAALNAISNILDWDMPKHPMYLWTLPLFHCNGWCFPWSIAERAGVNVCLRKMDADLMLQLIAKYKVTHYCSAPVVHNMLANGKPEYKAAITHKVKGWVAGAPPSETMLAHMEEMGFDITHVYGLTEVYGPVTVCAEQDDWAALDVAARAQKKSSQGVISHLMTGFDVFKQGTTEPVKADGEDMGELALRGNMVMKGYLKSRKATEAAFADGWFRTGDLGVKQPDGYIKIMDRLKDVIISGGENISSIEVENVLYKMPAIQSCAVVAAPDDKWGEVPIAFIEIYDGSTLQRDAVIEHCRQHLAGFKVPKHIIFAEIPKTSTGKVQKFELRQAAKSMAHETSKVTINPE; encoded by the coding sequence ATGACCGACTTTCATACCGGACTTGGTAAAAATGATGCCAATTACCAACCGCTAACGCCCATTGATTTTATTATCCGTAGTGCGCAGGTATATCCAGACAAAACAGCTATTATCTATGATGACCTTGAACACAACCACTTTACCCAAACGTGGCAGCAGACTTTTACGCGCTGTCGGCAACTGGCGGACGGTTTGCGTAAGCTTGGTATTGATAAAAATGACACCGTCGCGGTGATGATGCCGAATACTCCTGCCATGGTTGAATGTGCGTTTGGCGTGCCCATGTCAGCGGGCGTATTGTGTACTTTAAATACCCGCCTTGATATTAATGCGCTCACTTTTTGCCTGCAACATTCTGAAGCCAAAGTGTTAATCATGGATAGTGAATTTGCCGACCTTGCCGAGCTGATTATTGAAACTTTCCCCAACTTAATCATTATTCATGCCACCGATATCGCTGTTAATGTGGAAAGGTTTGGGCAAATGAGTTATGAAGAATTAATCGACAGCGCAGACAATTTAGACAATTGGGAAAGACCGCTAGATGAGTGGGATGCGATTTCTCTTAACTATACGTCGGGTACAACAGGCACGCCAAAAGGTGTGGTCTATCATCATCGCGGTGCAGCACTTAATGCTATCTCTAATATACTAGATTGGGACATGCCCAAGCATCCGATGTATCTGTGGACGCTGCCATTATTTCATTGTAACGGTTGGTGCTTTCCGTGGTCTATCGCTGAGCGCGCAGGCGTTAATGTCTGTTTGCGAAAAATGGATGCGGATTTAATGTTACAGCTAATTGCCAAATATAAAGTCACCCATTATTGCTCAGCGCCCGTGGTTCATAACATGCTTGCTAATGGTAAACCTGAATATAAAGCCGCGATTACTCATAAGGTTAAAGGCTGGGTTGCCGGTGCGCCGCCGTCAGAGACGATGTTGGCACACATGGAAGAAATGGGCTTTGATATCACCCACGTGTATGGTTTGACCGAAGTGTATGGACCGGTGACGGTTTGCGCGGAACAAGACGATTGGGCGGCGCTCGATGTTGCCGCTCGCGCTCAAAAGAAATCTAGCCAAGGTGTTATATCACATCTCATGACTGGCTTTGACGTCTTTAAACAAGGCACCACCGAGCCAGTAAAAGCTGATGGTGAAGATATGGGCGAGCTTGCTCTGCGCGGCAATATGGTGATGAAAGGCTATCTCAAAAGTCGCAAAGCCACTGAAGCCGCGTTTGCTGACGGCTGGTTTCGAACTGGAGACTTAGGCGTTAAACAGCCTGATGGTTATATTAAAATTATGGACCGACTCAAAGACGTCATCATATCGGGCGGTGAGAATATTTCTAGTATTGAAGTCGAAAATGTCTTATATAAAATGCCTGCGATTCAAAGTTGCGCCGTCGTTGCTGCGCCCGATGATAAATGGGGCGAAGTACCGATTGCTTTTATCGAAATATATGACGGTAGCACCTTACAGCGTGATGCCGTGATTGAGCATTGCCGACAACATTTAGCAGGATTCAAAGTACCCAAGCACATTATTTTCGCTGAAATTCCAAAAACCAGTACGGGCAAAGTGCAAAAGTTCGAATTGCGTCAAGCAGCCAAATCAATGGCGCATGAAACCAGCAAAGTAACTATAAACCCAGAATAA
- a CDS encoding NADPH-dependent 2,4-dienoyl-CoA reductase: protein MSARIDTASHNPSITIDATISTTDKNAHYPHLFEPLDLGFTTLKNRVVMGSMHTGLEDRFYNYGKLAAYFAERAKGGAAMMITGGISPNREGWLLPAGGTMNSKMDVRNHQKITKAAHKYDSKMIMQILHSGRYGYHPFVVSASPIKSPISPFKPRKMSIKNIEQTVNDFARSARLAKQAGYDGVEIMGSEGYLLNQFLSRHVNKRTDDYGGDIHNRMKFAVDVVKAVRAEAGEDFIILFRLSVIDLVTDGNIMDEVITVAKALEAAGVTIINTGIGWHEARVPTIVTSVPRAAFVDFTSEIKKHVSIPVMAANRINMPDTAENIIASGQADLVQMARPFLADPNWVNKAKNGEVDRINTCIACNQACLDHTFENKRSTCLVNPQACYETELVYKKVKKPKNVAVIGGGVAGMSAAHVAALRGHNVTLFEAKDILGGQFNYAKVIPGKEEFFETIRYYINELAHLGVEVKLNTKVDKALLEAGNFHHVIVATGVVPRCLKGKLEGTDLPQVMSYAELLSGQKSVGNTVAVIGAGGIGFDVSEYLTANHGQALDELGAEVLKDPTYRPKAQSVSEWREEWGVTADPDYQTEGGLIETGDITPVRQVYLIQRTKGRLGSGLNKTSGWVHRAHVKSHGVIQVSGAQYEKITNEGIWITNNQGQSQLLRVDSVVVCAGQESVVELMPNVGDAPDAQYHLIGGAKLAAELDAKRAIRDGAEVAAGI, encoded by the coding sequence ATGAGCGCCCGCATCGATACTGCAAGCCACAATCCTAGCATTACCATTGATGCTACTATTAGCACTACCGATAAGAACGCCCATTATCCGCATTTATTTGAGCCGTTAGATTTGGGCTTTACTACCTTAAAAAATCGGGTGGTCATGGGTTCAATGCACACAGGACTTGAAGACCGTTTTTATAATTACGGTAAGCTTGCTGCGTACTTTGCCGAACGTGCCAAAGGTGGTGCGGCAATGATGATTACCGGTGGTATTTCGCCCAATCGTGAAGGATGGTTGCTCCCTGCGGGCGGTACGATGAATAGCAAAATGGATGTGCGTAACCATCAAAAAATAACCAAAGCGGCGCATAAATACGACAGCAAAATGATTATGCAAATTTTGCATAGTGGTCGCTACGGTTACCATCCCTTTGTAGTGTCAGCAAGCCCGATTAAGTCACCCATTTCACCGTTTAAACCACGCAAAATGAGCATTAAGAATATCGAACAAACGGTTAATGATTTTGCTCGCTCAGCACGATTGGCCAAGCAAGCGGGCTATGATGGTGTTGAGATTATGGGCTCGGAAGGCTATTTGCTAAACCAGTTCCTATCGCGTCATGTGAATAAACGTACTGATGACTATGGCGGTGATATTCATAATCGGATGAAGTTTGCAGTTGATGTGGTCAAAGCCGTTCGCGCTGAAGCTGGCGAAGATTTTATTATTCTGTTTCGCTTATCGGTGATTGATTTAGTGACAGACGGCAACATCATGGATGAAGTGATTACGGTAGCAAAAGCTTTAGAAGCGGCTGGCGTGACCATTATCAATACCGGTATTGGCTGGCATGAAGCGCGTGTACCGACGATTGTGACCAGCGTTCCGCGCGCGGCCTTTGTTGATTTTACGAGCGAAATTAAAAAACACGTTAGCATTCCAGTCATGGCGGCAAACCGTATCAATATGCCCGATACGGCTGAAAATATTATCGCCAGTGGTCAAGCGGATTTGGTGCAAATGGCTCGTCCATTCTTAGCCGATCCGAATTGGGTAAATAAAGCCAAAAATGGAGAAGTGGATCGTATTAATACTTGCATTGCTTGTAACCAAGCCTGTCTCGACCATACTTTTGAGAATAAGCGCTCAACGTGTTTGGTCAATCCGCAAGCCTGTTATGAGACCGAATTGGTCTATAAAAAAGTTAAAAAACCTAAAAATGTAGCCGTTATTGGGGGCGGGGTTGCTGGTATGTCAGCCGCTCATGTCGCTGCTTTGCGTGGGCATAACGTCACGTTATTTGAAGCCAAAGATATCTTAGGCGGGCAGTTTAACTACGCCAAAGTTATCCCCGGTAAAGAGGAATTCTTTGAGACCATTCGCTACTATATCAATGAACTTGCACATTTAGGCGTTGAAGTTAAGCTGAATACCAAAGTTGACAAAGCATTGCTGGAGGCGGGCAATTTTCATCATGTCATCGTGGCAACCGGTGTCGTGCCAAGATGCCTAAAAGGCAAACTAGAAGGCACTGACTTGCCGCAAGTGATGAGCTATGCAGAATTGCTATCTGGGCAAAAATCAGTCGGTAATACCGTTGCGGTCATCGGTGCTGGCGGCATTGGCTTTGATGTCAGTGAATATCTCACCGCCAATCACGGTCAGGCATTAGATGAGCTGGGCGCTGAGGTGTTAAAAGACCCAACGTATCGTCCAAAAGCGCAATCGGTCAGCGAGTGGCGGGAAGAGTGGGGCGTGACTGCTGACCCTGATTATCAAACCGAAGGAGGTCTCATTGAGACTGGCGACATTACCCCTGTGCGCCAAGTGTATCTGATACAGCGTACCAAAGGTCGCTTGGGTAGTGGTCTCAATAAAACCTCGGGCTGGGTGCATCGCGCTCATGTCAAATCGCATGGCGTCATCCAAGTCTCAGGCGCACAGTACGAAAAAATCACCAATGAAGGCATTTGGATCACCAATAACCAAGGTCAAAGTCAGCTATTGCGGGTAGATAGCGTGGTGGTCTGTGCCGGTCAAGAATCTGTGGTTGAGCTGATGCCGAATGTTGGCGATGCGCCTGATGCGCAATATCATCTGATTGGTGGCGCAAAACTAGCGGCGGAGCTAGATGCCAAACGAGCGATAAGAGATGGGGCTGAAGTGGCGGCGGGGATTTAA
- a CDS encoding lysozyme inhibitor LprI family protein — protein sequence MKKLTLTISSILGISLLSTYANSASFDCNKASTWVEKAICKSPELFKLDDAMARKYRKNLANVPDYEVSKDYKNNVIADQQLWLNFQRNTCKDTKCLIREYKEYIEDKTYDDWNDDLSSSDMPDKNAFGEFSKKHQISIYNPETNRQENAGMAKNSATINRVNNKPYLSLIEGDLIFDNAHTCGIEDSVATWSQNHWVIHDNSQDKDAELRLYPAPYKGKTQLLLKDINYQFSSGRCGVRGYFDGILLEREN from the coding sequence ATGAAAAAGCTCACCTTAACCATAAGCAGTATTTTAGGCATTTCCCTATTATCCACTTATGCAAATTCGGCAAGTTTTGATTGTAATAAAGCTTCTACTTGGGTAGAAAAAGCTATTTGTAAAAGTCCTGAGCTTTTTAAGCTTGATGATGCCATGGCAAGGAAGTATAGAAAAAATCTTGCGAATGTACCCGATTACGAAGTTAGCAAAGATTATAAAAACAATGTTATTGCGGATCAACAATTATGGTTAAATTTTCAGCGTAATACCTGTAAAGATACCAAGTGCCTTATTCGTGAATATAAAGAGTATATCGAAGATAAAACATACGATGATTGGAACGATGATCTAAGCTCTTCTGACATGCCCGATAAAAATGCGTTTGGAGAATTTTCTAAAAAGCACCAAATTTCAATTTATAATCCTGAAACTAACCGTCAAGAAAATGCAGGAATGGCAAAAAATTCAGCAACTATCAACCGAGTCAATAATAAACCTTATCTTTCGCTCATTGAGGGCGATTTAATTTTTGATAATGCGCATACTTGTGGTATTGAAGACAGTGTAGCGACATGGTCACAAAATCACTGGGTAATTCATGATAATAGCCAAGATAAAGATGCTGAGCTAAGATTATACCCTGCCCCTTATAAAGGTAAAACTCAGTTACTATTAAAAGATATTAATTATCAATTTAGCTCGGGGCGTTGTGGTGTGCGTGGTTATTTTGACGGTATTTTATTAGAGCGTGAGAATTAA
- a CDS encoding DUF1003 domain-containing protein: protein MNKKNESHRCIVCGQNYPIKILTPLGAVRKTITAEISNDFPDYSLNDYICPTDLSKYRMQYVQASLKSEKGEVTDLESELIKSMQHHELITKDVDTTLDQEWTFGERLADKIATFGGSWTFLICFAIFLAIWIIINTVVMVAHPADPYPFILLNLILSCIAAIQAPVIMMSQNRQETKDRLRSENDYQINLKAELEIQHLHEKLDHLLMHQWDRLAEIQEMQLDLLSEMSKKH from the coding sequence ATGAATAAAAAAAATGAATCTCATCGCTGTATTGTCTGTGGACAAAACTATCCGATAAAAATCCTCACACCTCTAGGCGCAGTGCGCAAAACCATTACCGCAGAAATCTCAAATGATTTTCCCGACTATTCACTTAACGACTATATTTGCCCAACCGATTTAAGCAAGTATCGTATGCAGTATGTGCAAGCATCGCTAAAGTCTGAAAAAGGTGAAGTGACCGATCTTGAATCTGAATTGATTAAAAGTATGCAACATCATGAACTCATCACCAAAGATGTAGATACCACCCTCGATCAAGAGTGGACTTTTGGGGAACGCTTGGCAGATAAAATTGCTACGTTTGGCGGCAGTTGGACGTTTCTTATTTGTTTTGCTATTTTTCTCGCCATTTGGATTATCATCAATACCGTGGTGATGGTCGCCCATCCTGCTGACCCTTATCCGTTTATTCTATTGAATTTAATATTGTCCTGTATCGCTGCGATTCAAGCACCTGTGATTATGATGAGCCAAAATAGACAAGAAACCAAAGACCGATTGCGCTCAGAAAATGATTATCAAATCAACCTAAAAGCCGAGCTTGAGATTCAACACTTGCATGAAAAACTCGATCACCTGTTAATGCACCAATGGGATAGGCTGGCTGAAATACAAGAAATGCAACTCGATTTATTATCTGAAATGAGCAAAAAGCATTAG